DNA sequence from the bacterium genome:
ACAGCACTCTGGCACCCCCATGCTCTTAGGTCGGCGAGGTTTCGATTCCAGTCAAAAAGTGTACGTGGATTGTCGCAAATGCGCGACCAACCACGCGAACCTGCGGAATCAACTCCGCGAATCACCAAACGCCAGTTTCACACGCGGGGAGTCGCCGAGACATCCCCTCGGAGAGGAGCGGGCGAACCCGCGCCGGCGAGGTCTACGGACACAGTGGGGTAAAATGATCGATTTAGAAGTATAGTCATGCTTGATGTATAATGAAATGCGGAGTAAACTCTGTGTGATCCTCCTTCTTCGGTGTGCATTGGGGGCGGGCTGTGACCCTCGGGCAGAAGCTACGGAGCGCTCGGCTTGAGGAACGGTTGACGCAACAGCAGCTCGCGGGGAACGATCTGACGAAGTCCTATATCAGCGAGGTGGAAAGAGGACGGCGTACTCCTCGACTCATGACATTGAAGGTCCTCGCCCATCGGTTACACAAACCCCTCTCGTACTTCCTCGATGGGGCCTCGGAGGATCGCGAGGCCGAGGCCTTCCTCCAACTGGGCCTTGCGCGCATCCTCGCGGGCTCGGCTCAGGACGCCATCCCATCACTCGAAAAGGCACTCGATCTTGCGGTCAATCAAGGCGCGGAGGTCCTGCAGGCGCGAATCGAACTGGGGCTCGCGCTCGCGGACCAACAGTTGGGCAGCCTGCAGAGGGCCCAACGCCGGCTGGACCGCTGCCTTCGTGTCTTGATTCGCAGCGGAGACGGCGCTGCATTGGCTGCGGTGCATTGTTGCCTCGGCTTCGTCAAGCTGGGTGCCGGAGACCCGGCTTCGGCGTTGTGGGCGTTTCAGGCCGGGCTGCAGTTCTCAGAGCATCTTGGGCAAGATCCGCTCCTTCGCACGCGGTTGCATCTAGGACTCGGTATCGCTCACAGGAGATTGGGCGATACCCAGGCAGCGCGCGAAGCCCTCGCCCAAGCTTTGGAAGTCGCCCACCCCTTTCGCGATCACTATCACAAGGCATCCTGGCACCTTGAAATCGCCGACGCGGCGGTAGGGGCCGGACGGTTTGAACAGGCGTTCGAGCATCTCAGGGGAGCGGTGGCGGTTCACGAGACTCTGGCCCACAAGCGCAAACTGGCGGAGATTCACGAGCATCTTGGAAAGCTCGACGGAGAGCAGGGGAACTGGGAGGCGGCCCAGGGCCACTACCGGTGGAGCGCTGTGCTGCACGGGGCCGCGGCCAATCTCCCTGGGGTGGCGCAGGCATTGAGCGACTTGGCGGAGGTCCTCCTGCAGCGGGCATCGCCTGAGGCAGCCAGGGCCGTGTGCGAAGGCGCGTTGGCCCTGCTTGACGGCGAGGTTAATCAGGACGAGCGGGCACACATCCTCAGGGTCCTTGGGACGATGCACCGGATTGCCGGACGGCGAGAGGAGGCCAGGACTGTCCTGGAAGAGAGTCTCACTCTGTTCGGCAGAATCGATCATAAGAACGATGTTCGCCTCGTGCACCAGGAACTGGCGTTGGTGGCTCTTGAGGGAGGCGATATCGAAGAAGCCCGGCGGCACCTCGAGGCATTGCAGGAGACGTGGCCAAACCGCGGGTAGTGAGGTGTCCGCGGCTGGGACGGGACCCGACACCCATCCCAGCGTCGGACCTACCGGCAGCCGCTCCCGCGAATGTTCACTTCGTCACGATCACCTTGGCCTGCATGAACGGATGATTTCCGCAGAAGTACTCGTAGGACCCCGGCTTGGTCATCGTCACCGTGAAGCTCCCTCCCGGCACCA
Encoded proteins:
- a CDS encoding tetratricopeptide repeat protein — translated: MTLGQKLRSARLEERLTQQQLAGNDLTKSYISEVERGRRTPRLMTLKVLAHRLHKPLSYFLDGASEDREAEAFLQLGLARILAGSAQDAIPSLEKALDLAVNQGAEVLQARIELGLALADQQLGSLQRAQRRLDRCLRVLIRSGDGAALAAVHCCLGFVKLGAGDPASALWAFQAGLQFSEHLGQDPLLRTRLHLGLGIAHRRLGDTQAAREALAQALEVAHPFRDHYHKASWHLEIADAAVGAGRFEQAFEHLRGAVAVHETLAHKRKLAEIHEHLGKLDGEQGNWEAAQGHYRWSAVLHGAAANLPGVAQALSDLAEVLLQRASPEAARAVCEGALALLDGEVNQDERAHILRVLGTMHRIAGRREEARTVLEESLTLFGRIDHKNDVRLVHQELALVALEGGDIEEARRHLEALQETWPNRG